A single window of Desulforegulaceae bacterium DNA harbors:
- a CDS encoding protein phosphatase CheZ yields the protein MEEEILTKLASKLNKQVSRTIKETLEASIKKEVTAALGKALSDGEFYQSMTNEAQDGLNQLMTEINKLKKSTGIHYNNPNNESPGDIFHCAADKLSEIYSKTEDATFTVMDIVENQMELISEAENNNYLKNPDAPKPILNQMNENMVRILTELSFQDIIGQEMKKVIDFIKNIEEIINKLYISHNLMLKSKKANPELDCKVIKKEVQEKISQENIDALLLEYGID from the coding sequence ATGGAAGAAGAAATTCTGACTAAATTAGCCAGCAAGCTTAACAAACAGGTGAGCAGGACAATAAAAGAAACCCTTGAAGCTTCAATAAAAAAAGAAGTTACAGCTGCCCTTGGAAAAGCTTTATCTGACGGAGAATTCTACCAGTCAATGACAAATGAAGCCCAAGACGGCCTTAATCAGCTAATGACAGAAATCAATAAGCTGAAAAAATCAACCGGAATCCACTATAATAACCCAAACAATGAATCGCCAGGTGATATTTTTCATTGTGCAGCAGACAAACTTTCTGAAATTTACTCCAAAACTGAAGATGCCACTTTTACAGTAATGGATATTGTTGAAAATCAAATGGAATTGATTTCAGAAGCTGAAAACAACAACTACCTTAAAAACCCCGATGCCCCAAAGCCAATTCTTAATCAAATGAACGAAAATATGGTAAGAATATTAACAGAATTAAGCTTTCAAGACATTATCGGCCAAGAGATGAAAAAAGTTATAGATTTTATAAAAAATATAGAAGAAATAATAAACAAACTCTATATTTCACACAATCTTATGCTTAAAAGCAAGAAAGCAAATCCTGAACTTGACTGCAAAGTTATAAAAAAAGAAGTCCAGGAAAAAATATCACAAGAAAATATTGATGCTCTTCTCTTGGAATATGGAATTGATTAA
- a CDS encoding GGDEF domain-containing protein translates to MEVPQLDLFLNIIPLEICVINLEREIIYYNKVMAESSVKDELQNKKIDEIMTIESLDDQNLFFELIKKRKAKTEECRLFGQKRFVNSEYNEKKREIYLVFIPAKFDSKYQKKDLLTGLHTREVFFDRATQLIYGCERQNQKMAVLFLDLDDFKPVNDTYGHEAGDIVLKVISKRMENSLRKTDLIARFGGDEFILALSELKEPIHASLGAKRILKLIEKPIDIGDREVRISASIGISIFPDDGKNINELLKKADSAMYKSKTNNSGYSFFNLQKLLD, encoded by the coding sequence ATGGAAGTTCCTCAATTAGACTTATTTCTTAATATAATTCCCCTTGAGATCTGTGTAATCAACCTTGAAAGGGAAATAATATATTACAACAAAGTTATGGCTGAATCATCTGTAAAAGATGAATTGCAAAATAAAAAAATTGACGAAATAATGACAATTGAATCTTTGGACGACCAAAATCTTTTTTTTGAACTTATCAAAAAAAGAAAGGCCAAAACAGAAGAATGCCGGTTGTTTGGACAAAAAAGGTTTGTAAATTCTGAATACAACGAAAAAAAACGCGAAATTTATCTTGTTTTTATTCCGGCCAAATTTGATTCAAAATATCAAAAAAAAGATCTTTTAACCGGACTTCACACAAGAGAGGTTTTCTTTGACAGGGCAACTCAGCTGATATATGGGTGCGAAAGGCAGAATCAAAAAATGGCTGTTCTTTTTCTTGACCTTGACGACTTTAAACCAGTAAATGACACTTATGGTCATGAGGCTGGAGATATTGTACTAAAAGTCATCTCAAAAAGAATGGAAAACAGCCTGAGAAAAACAGATTTAATTGCAAGGTTTGGGGGAGATGAGTTTATCCTGGCTCTTTCTGAGCTAAAAGAGCCTATCCACGCCTCTCTTGGTGCAAAAAGAATTTTAAAACTCATAGAAAAACCAATAGATATCGGCGACCGGGAAGTAAGGATTTCTGCCAGTATAGGGATTTCAATTTTTCCTGATGACGGGAAAAATATAAATGAACTTTTGAAAAAAGCTGACTCAGCTATGTATAAATCAAAAACAAACAATAGCGGATATTCTTTTTTTAACCTTCAAAAACTTTTGGACTAA
- a CDS encoding NTP transferase domain-containing protein: MGKKDWCVIILAGGKGKRMESDLPKVLHEVDGKSMVLRVCEAASGLSDNIVVVVGHEAEDVKSAILKSKKVKFAFQENQNGTGDAVKSAIKHLDLSAENIMVLCGDTPLIRSETLIDFASTHSKGGFDVSVLGMELENPTGYGRLIKDENGNIVKIVEQADADDLEKAVKLVNSGIYCFDKDFLTNGLLKINCSNAQEEYYLTDLVSISYLKNNNKVGCHILNNPLEAVGVNSKKELELARVLFKESYQELN, encoded by the coding sequence ATGGGCAAAAAAGATTGGTGTGTTATTATCCTTGCCGGAGGAAAAGGCAAGAGAATGGAGTCTGATTTACCTAAGGTGCTTCACGAAGTTGATGGGAAATCCATGGTTTTAAGGGTTTGTGAAGCAGCTTCAGGTTTAAGTGATAATATTGTTGTTGTTGTTGGCCATGAGGCAGAAGATGTTAAATCTGCTATTTTAAAATCAAAAAAAGTAAAATTTGCCTTCCAGGAAAATCAAAACGGTACAGGAGATGCTGTAAAATCAGCCATAAAACATTTGGACTTATCTGCTGAAAATATAATGGTTCTTTGCGGAGACACTCCTCTTATAAGGTCTGAAACTTTAATTGATTTTGCATCAACACATTCAAAGGGCGGTTTTGATGTTTCTGTTCTTGGGATGGAGCTTGAAAATCCTACGGGTTATGGAAGGCTTATTAAAGATGAAAATGGAAATATAGTGAAAATAGTTGAGCAAGCTGATGCTGATGATTTGGAAAAGGCTGTTAAACTTGTTAATTCTGGTATTTATTGTTTTGACAAAGACTTTTTAACAAATGGCCTTTTAAAAATTAATTGCAGTAATGCCCAGGAGGAATATTACCTGACAGATCTTGTGAGTATTTCATATTTAAAAAACAATAATAAAGTCGGCTGTCATATTTTAAACAATCCTTTGGAAGCTGTTGGTGTAAACAGTAAAAAAGAGCTGGAATTGGCAAGGGTCTTGTTTAAGGAGTCTTATCAAGAGCTTAATTAG